In Desulfatibacillum aliphaticivorans DSM 15576, a single window of DNA contains:
- the prxU gene encoding thioredoxin-dependent peroxiredoxin (Most members of this family contain a selenocysteine.), with protein sequence MPKEFSPGCARPTGGPVGEEAKETASPQPTNQAKSKEAGMIKVGKKAPDFTAPAYLKGEFVTVQLSEYLGKWVLLCFYPGDFTFVUATEISAVAEKNAEFEKLGVQILSMSVDSVFVHKMWDDHELSKMVEGGVPFPMLSDAGGKVGTLYGIYDEDGGVETRGRFIIDPDGVVQGYEVLTPPVGRNVSESFRQVQAFQHVRQSKGTEATPSGWKPGKQTLKPGPDLVGKVWEVWKTSEAFD encoded by the coding sequence ATGCCGAAGGAATTCAGCCCCGGCTGCGCCCGCCCCACAGGGGGGCCCGTGGGGGAAGAGGCGAAGGAAACGGCGTCACCGCAACCAACAAACCAGGCAAAAAGCAAGGAGGCAGGCATGATCAAGGTTGGAAAAAAAGCTCCGGATTTTACGGCTCCGGCTTATTTAAAGGGTGAGTTTGTTACGGTGCAATTATCCGAATATTTGGGCAAATGGGTGCTGTTATGCTTTTATCCGGGCGATTTCACCTTTGTCTGAGCGACGGAAATCTCGGCGGTCGCCGAGAAGAATGCGGAATTTGAAAAACTGGGGGTGCAGATTCTTTCCATGAGCGTGGACAGCGTGTTTGTGCATAAAATGTGGGATGATCACGAGCTTTCCAAGATGGTGGAGGGCGGGGTTCCCTTCCCCATGCTGTCGGACGCCGGCGGCAAGGTGGGCACGTTGTACGGCATTTACGACGAGGACGGCGGAGTGGAAACCCGCGGCCGTTTTATCATCGATCCCGACGGAGTGGTCCAGGGCTACGAGGTGCTCACCCCGCCCGTGGGCAGGAACGTGTCAGAGTCCTTTCGCCAGGTGCAGGCCTTCCAGCATGTGCGTCAGAGCAAGGGCACGGAAGCCACGCCTTCGGGCTGGAAGCCCGGCAAACAAACCCTCAAGCCCGGCCCGGATCTGGTGGGCAAGGTCTGGGAGGTTTGGAAAACCTCCGAGGCTTTTGACTAA
- a CDS encoding VOC family protein — MTKFTGINHLAMATGDMEKTIRFWRDLLGMRLVAGLGRPGFRHYFFEISENDCIAFFEWDGVEPVEKKDHGYPVRGPFVFDHLSIGVETEKELYDLKDKLEAAGFSVSDAMDHGFIHSIYAFDPNGIPIEFSWPVPGRDIRKTPVLVDKGPSETALEGPDPQPGQWPDVTKPTPQDWRVAFAGAGMDLFEKPNHFGKKEEN, encoded by the coding sequence ATGACGAAATTTACCGGCATCAATCATTTGGCAATGGCCACCGGCGATATGGAAAAAACCATACGCTTTTGGAGAGACCTGTTGGGAATGCGCCTGGTAGCGGGTTTGGGCAGGCCCGGGTTCAGGCATTATTTTTTTGAAATCAGCGAGAATGACTGCATCGCCTTTTTTGAGTGGGACGGCGTGGAACCGGTTGAAAAAAAGGACCACGGCTATCCGGTTCGCGGGCCGTTTGTTTTCGACCATCTCTCCATCGGCGTGGAAACGGAAAAGGAGTTGTACGACCTGAAAGACAAGCTGGAGGCGGCGGGGTTTTCCGTGTCCGACGCCATGGATCATGGCTTCATCCATTCCATATACGCCTTTGACCCCAACGGAATTCCCATCGAGTTTTCCTGGCCGGTTCCAGGCAGGGATATCAGAAAGACCCCGGTTTTGGTGGATAAAGGCCCTTCGGAAACCGCCCTGGAAGGGCCGGACCCGCAGCCCGGGCAATGGCCGGATGTCACCAAGCCAACGCCGCAGGATTGGCGGGTCGCTTTCGCCGGCGCAGGCATGGATCTTTTTGAAAAGCCCAACCATTTTGGAAAAAAGGAGGAAAATTGA
- a CDS encoding cupin domain-containing protein, with amino-acid sequence MKHLNIIEVNDFNDLSLSKYLVHDSPYFKILNFNFRAGQKLPIHSHQIDGQLSILVLEGEGEFLGGEGAAIPAKPGDILISEISEPHGINAVTDMRVLVTIAPPI; translated from the coding sequence ATGAAGCACCTGAACATTATTGAAGTGAACGACTTCAACGACCTGAGCCTGAGCAAATATTTGGTTCACGATTCTCCGTATTTCAAGATCCTCAACTTCAATTTCAGAGCCGGGCAAAAGCTGCCCATCCACTCCCATCAGATCGACGGCCAGCTTTCCATCCTGGTTCTGGAAGGGGAGGGCGAGTTCTTGGGAGGCGAAGGCGCGGCCATTCCCGCCAAGCCGGGAGACATCCTCATCTCCGAGATTTCGGAGCCCCACGGCATTAACGCCGTTACGGACATGCGCGTGCTTGTGACCATCGCGCCTCCTATTTAA
- a CDS encoding sodium-dependent transporter — protein MFGRLHPGLGKLLGLIPVLAVSGILVFYSIVLGWIIRYFWLFISRDLSGSDFSALFGNFAGQAASMPWHVLAIGVTAFIAAQGVQAGLERINKAAMPLLFGILAILLVRSLTLPGALDGLAFLTKPDWTYLWDIQTWIMALGQSFFTVSLGGMLIYGSYLDDGMDIPSAALTTAVMNSLASFLAAFVIIPATFAFGVDAAAGPELMFVTMPRIFDVMPGGRVYGALFFFSVILAGLSSALNLVEVPVEALMDQLKLPRKKAAVPVACIALGIGLYLDLNMGVFEKWVDLFTIYMLPAGALIIAVGLFWILGADAALKAINTGCKKPWTRGLIKYLSWVFVPVCLLVWILGMALGGIG, from the coding sequence GTGTTCGGACGCTTGCATCCCGGCCTGGGCAAGCTGTTGGGGCTGATTCCCGTGCTGGCCGTCTCGGGCATCCTGGTGTTTTACTCCATCGTGCTTGGTTGGATCATCCGGTACTTCTGGCTTTTTATCAGCCGCGATCTTTCCGGCTCCGATTTTTCCGCCCTGTTCGGGAATTTTGCAGGACAAGCAGCCTCCATGCCCTGGCACGTCCTGGCCATAGGGGTAACCGCGTTTATCGCCGCACAGGGGGTGCAAGCCGGCCTGGAGCGCATCAACAAGGCGGCCATGCCCCTGTTGTTCGGGATTCTCGCCATTCTCCTGGTGCGCAGCCTGACCCTGCCCGGCGCCCTGGACGGCCTTGCGTTCTTAACCAAGCCGGATTGGACATATCTTTGGGACATCCAGACCTGGATCATGGCCCTGGGCCAGAGCTTTTTCACGGTCAGCCTGGGCGGCATGCTCATCTACGGCAGCTACCTGGACGACGGCATGGACATCCCCAGCGCCGCGTTGACCACCGCGGTCATGAACAGCCTGGCTTCCTTTTTGGCCGCCTTTGTGATTATCCCCGCAACCTTTGCCTTTGGCGTGGACGCCGCAGCCGGGCCGGAGCTGATGTTCGTAACCATGCCCCGGATCTTTGACGTCATGCCAGGAGGCCGGGTGTACGGCGCCTTGTTTTTCTTCAGCGTGATTCTGGCGGGATTGTCGTCGGCCTTGAATCTGGTGGAAGTTCCCGTGGAAGCGTTGATGGATCAGTTGAAGCTGCCGCGTAAAAAAGCGGCGGTTCCGGTCGCATGCATCGCCCTGGGGATCGGGTTGTACCTGGATCTTAACATGGGCGTGTTCGAAAAATGGGTGGATCTTTTTACAATTTATATGCTTCCCGCCGGAGCTTTGATCATCGCCGTGGGCCTGTTCTGGATTTTAGGGGCGGACGCAGCCCTAAAGGCCATAAACACCGGATGCAAAAAGCCCTGGACCCGCGGCCTGATCAAATACCTCTCCTGGGTTTTCGTTCCCGTCTGCCTCCTCGTCTGGATCCTCGGCATGGCCCTGGGTGGAATCGGGTAG